The following are encoded together in the Lactuca sativa cultivar Salinas chromosome 1, Lsat_Salinas_v11, whole genome shotgun sequence genome:
- the LOC128128200 gene encoding uncharacterized protein LOC128128200 has protein sequence MSIGVWNVRGLNKAVKQKEVMDVIRDNKLGMCAVVESHVKISNLKNVCSKSFGNWDWVSNNKQCDVGTRIIVGWDPKLFDVMVLSQSKQVIHCFVKFSGSNYSMFFSFIYAASGYIERRVLWEDLKKFSLTVKKEAWCILGDFNVVLKDSDYSEGCSRCLKGADDFRECINFIEVEDLNSTGFQFTWNKSPSGNKGILKKLDRIMVNTKFISDYPSAYAAFKPYRTSDHCPAILFIPNDKLRWKASFRFANFIADKEEFLPMVKDIWSSNIEGFFMFKVTQKLKMLKSQCKQMCSKFRGSGRKIKDLREQLGNIQLKIDQEPFNASYREEHANILFEYNVACNDEEKLLSQRSKIKWLSDGDNNTKFFHSCLKSRINRNRILMVLDEDGRWIRGRL, from the coding sequence ATGTCGATTGGTGTATGGAATGTTAGGGGGTTAAATAAAGCTGTTAAGCAAAAAGAGGTTATGGATGTTATAAGGGATAATAAGCTGGGAATGTGTGCTGTTGTTGAATCCCatgtcaaaatttcaaatttaaagaatgTGTGTAGTAAATCTTTTGGAAACTGGGATTGGGTTTCTAATAACAAACAGTGTGATGTTGGTACTAGAATAATTGTTGGATGGGATCCAAAATTATTTGATGTTATGGTTTTATCTCAATCGAAACAGGTGATTCATTGCTTTGTCAAATTTTCTGGTTCTAATTATAGCATGTTTTTTTCCTTCATCTATGCTGCTTCCGGTTATATTGAAAGAAGGGTTTTATGGGAAGatttgaaaaaattcagcttaACTGTGAAAAAGGAAGCTTGGTGTATTTTGGGTGATTTCAATGTTGTGTTAAAAGATTCCGATTATTCAGAAGGATGCTCGAGATGTCTGAAAGGAGCTGATGATTTTCGAGAATGTATCAATTTTATTGAAGTTGAAGACTTGAATAGCACTGGGTTTCAATTCACTTGGAATAAATCGCCTTCTGGGAATAAAGGAATTTTAAAGAAGCTGGATAGGATTATGGTCAACACGAAATTCATTTCTGATTATCCTTCAGCTTATGCTGCATTTAAACCATACAGAACTTCTGATCACTGTCCTGCTATTCTTTTCATTCCTAATGATAAATTGAGATGGAAAGCTTCCTTTAGATTTGCTAATTTCATTGCGGATAAAGAAGAATTTCTGCCTATGGTGAAGGATATCTGGTCCTCAAATATTGAAGGCTTTTTTATGTTCAAAGTTACTCAGAAACTGAAAATGTTGAAGAGTCAGTGTAAACAGATGTGTAGTAAATTCAGAGGGTCAGGAAGGAAAATTAAGGATCTAAGGGAGCAATTGGGAAATATTCAGTTGAAAATTGATCAGGAACCGTTTAATGCTTCATATCGGGAGgagcatgctaatattctttttgaaTATAATGTTGCTTGTAATGATGAAGAAAAGCTGCTTTCTCAAAGATCTAAGATCAAATGGCTTTCTGATGGGGATAATAACACTAAGTTTTTTCACAGTTGTTTGAAAAGCAGGATTAACAGGAATCGAATTTTGATGGTGCTTGATGAAGACGGAAGATGGATCAGGGGAAGGCTATGA